Proteins encoded within one genomic window of Nitrospina gracilis 3/211:
- a CDS encoding Spy/CpxP family protein refolding chaperone, with protein MRHFVSSIPRVLVYGFALPLLLTGTVTLASASPEEGSKTEGHTKSPHGYTHGSPHGKSPHGSGYSGHHGKEEGSGKGYSHGSKGYGHSYKGHHKKGHGKYGHGGGHHGARDPFKHLLKFAKPLGLTEDQLKTISDKQFEYQKKSVQLHAEHRIAHMELEKLVHSGEFDESAIRNVGERMKTVKAASIQLMIDAKIALLQVLTDEQRKKIGGLHHGG; from the coding sequence ATGCGCCATTTCGTTTCATCCATTCCCCGTGTTCTCGTTTACGGATTCGCCTTGCCCCTGTTGCTGACCGGGACGGTCACCCTCGCGTCGGCCAGCCCGGAAGAAGGCAGTAAAACCGAAGGCCACACGAAATCGCCGCACGGCTACACCCACGGCTCGCCGCATGGCAAATCCCCGCACGGTTCCGGGTACTCCGGCCATCACGGGAAGGAAGAAGGCAGTGGCAAAGGTTACAGCCACGGTTCGAAAGGGTACGGCCACAGCTACAAAGGCCATCACAAGAAAGGCCACGGCAAGTACGGTCATGGCGGCGGACACCACGGCGCGCGCGATCCGTTCAAGCACCTGCTCAAGTTCGCCAAGCCGCTGGGGCTCACTGAGGATCAGCTGAAAACCATCAGCGACAAGCAGTTCGAGTACCAGAAGAAAAGCGTGCAACTGCATGCCGAGCACCGCATCGCGCACATGGAACTGGAGAAACTGGTACACAGCGGTGAGTTCGATGAAAGTGCCATCCGCAACGTCGGCGAACGCATGAAGACGGTGAAGGCCGCATCGATCCAGTTGATGATCGACGCGAAGATCGCTCTGCTTCAGGTATTGACCGACGAACAGCGCAAGAAGATCGGCGGCCTGCACCACGGCGGTTGA
- a CDS encoding PA2779 family protein — MNRLDEGARGNLLRGRMMLLSRIMKPISVLLMISMLNLCWMSTCAWATPFSGSVRTETVSKTETHHQHLKKLIQRQEVQKQLHKYGLSQEEALARIDALTDEEVSKIAGQLDQLPAGGYYEIQGGIMAVFAVYAFLAYWIAVDTLVITTKAIGCGITFTCSHLGGWAFVVNGYFYNFYENHWNHTWLHKAFLMKEPDTSLVIENYRVYHEDPLTQNQICHRKVFSEFVSCMGRTVNQHQEEQCQMQKQIDLRDCDE; from the coding sequence ATGAACAGACTTGATGAAGGTGCTAGGGGAAATTTATTAAGAGGGCGCATGATGTTATTGAGTCGAATCATGAAACCAATCAGCGTGTTGCTCATGATTTCCATGCTGAACCTGTGCTGGATGTCTACATGCGCATGGGCAACCCCTTTCTCAGGATCAGTCCGTACTGAAACAGTTTCCAAAACCGAAACCCACCACCAACATTTGAAAAAACTGATTCAAAGGCAGGAGGTTCAAAAACAGTTGCATAAATATGGCCTCAGCCAAGAGGAAGCCCTGGCACGCATTGACGCGCTTACCGACGAAGAAGTTTCCAAAATCGCAGGGCAATTGGATCAATTGCCCGCAGGGGGGTATTACGAGATTCAAGGCGGTATAATGGCCGTATTCGCAGTATATGCATTTTTAGCATATTGGATTGCAGTGGATACATTAGTCATTACTACCAAGGCCATTGGTTGTGGAATTACCTTTACTTGTTCCCATCTGGGTGGATGGGCCTTCGTTGTAAATGGGTACTTCTATAATTTTTATGAAAATCATTGGAATCATACTTGGTTGCATAAAGCATTTTTAATGAAGGAACCGGATACAAGTCTTGTAATAGAAAATTATCGGGTTTATCACGAAGACCCTCTTACCCAGAATCAAATTTGCCATAGAAAAGTTTTTTCAGAATTTGTAAGTTGTATGGGGAGAACTGTAAATCAGCATCAAGAAGAACAATGTCAGATGCAAAAACAAATAGACCTCAGAGATTGCGATGAATAA
- a CDS encoding ClpXP protease specificity-enhancing factor SspB has translation METPSQTKQEMLNHLLSQGDAMVCLDARQPDVDVPKQHKHNPMLNLVLNLGFRRPIEADENGIYATLSFGGRPHKCIIPFTSVWAMYDPQTNEGQVWEESIPQDIDLMEEMSKAKKPDTTRKTTIQPQTRPAAKSAEKDKESGEKPKRDRSHLRVIK, from the coding sequence ATGGAGACGCCTTCCCAGACCAAACAGGAAATGCTGAATCACCTGCTCAGCCAGGGCGACGCCATGGTGTGTCTGGATGCGCGCCAGCCGGATGTCGACGTGCCCAAACAGCACAAGCACAACCCCATGCTGAACCTCGTGCTCAACCTGGGGTTCCGCCGCCCCATCGAAGCGGATGAAAACGGCATCTACGCCACCCTCTCGTTCGGCGGCAGGCCGCACAAGTGCATTATCCCCTTCACCTCCGTGTGGGCCATGTACGATCCCCAAACCAACGAAGGCCAGGTGTGGGAGGAAAGCATCCCGCAGGACATCGACTTGATGGAAGAAATGAGCAAGGCGAAAAAACCGGACACCACGCGGAAAACCACCATCCAGCCGCAAACCCGCCCCGCCGCCAAATCCGCTGAAAAAGACAAGGAAAGCGGCGAAAAACCGAAACGCGACCGCTCGCATCTGCGCGTCATCAAGTGA
- a CDS encoding MBL fold metallo-hydrolase yields the protein MIASKLGKRAGWVLAIWLAWAGVVEAQEKTIEILPHIWTVHSEGGPDANATFIITDQGVMVINTRMTAEGGQHLLGEIRSKTDNPITHVVNTHHHKDSVLGNSAFKECPSIIAHLKAQKNMETMAELEGLKNLTYPNLAFDTKVELTLGGYLLELRHPGPGHTDGDLYVYLPTWRTIIAGGLVFNKVIPDTRDSYIDPWIDALQEMEDVDAELIVPGHGRPGGKQIIIQAKHYLILLRQYVNRELDKGYDLNKTVENVTARLMEKYSDWAHTERIRENIRRAFIEYTAKRET from the coding sequence ATGATCGCAAGCAAGTTAGGGAAACGAGCGGGTTGGGTGCTGGCAATCTGGCTGGCGTGGGCCGGCGTGGTGGAAGCGCAGGAAAAAACGATCGAAATCCTGCCGCACATCTGGACGGTTCATTCCGAAGGCGGACCGGATGCGAACGCGACGTTCATCATCACCGATCAGGGCGTGATGGTGATCAACACTCGCATGACCGCGGAAGGCGGACAGCACCTGCTGGGCGAGATCCGCAGTAAAACGGACAACCCCATCACGCACGTGGTCAACACGCACCATCACAAGGACAGTGTGCTCGGCAATTCGGCGTTCAAGGAGTGTCCTTCCATCATCGCGCACCTGAAAGCGCAGAAAAACATGGAAACCATGGCCGAGTTGGAGGGATTGAAAAACCTGACCTATCCCAATCTTGCGTTCGATACGAAGGTAGAGCTGACGCTGGGCGGGTACCTTCTGGAGTTGCGGCATCCGGGTCCGGGCCACACCGATGGCGATTTATATGTATACCTTCCCACCTGGCGCACCATCATCGCGGGCGGGTTGGTTTTCAACAAGGTCATTCCGGACACGCGTGACAGTTACATCGATCCGTGGATCGACGCTCTCCAGGAAATGGAAGACGTGGATGCGGAACTGATCGTGCCCGGTCACGGCCGTCCCGGCGGCAAGCAGATCATCATCCAGGCGAAGCACTACCTGATCCTGCTTCGCCAGTACGTCAACCGCGAACTCGACAAAGGATACGATCTCAATAAAACGGTCGAAAACGTGACCGCGCGGTTGATGGAAAAGTACAGCGATTGGGCGCACACCGAGAGGATCAGGGAGAACATCCGCCGCGCGTTCATCGAGTACACCGCGAAACGAGAAACCTGA